From the Globicephala melas chromosome 8, mGloMel1.2, whole genome shotgun sequence genome, the window ACTCTGCCTTCTCactgtttttctcctcttcctgtgGGCATCTTCTCCTCCTTCATTCTCTTCTGGGGGGATAAGGATTGATGGAGCAGGGTTGCTATTTTCTATAGGCTTGAAATCCTTCCTAATTAAGTACTATTTGAGAATAGAGATTTGAAGCAAAGAAAGAGCAAACCATGTGGCTCTCTCAGGCTCTCTtagtgttctaggcagagggacgAGCAAATGCAAAAGGTCCTGAGGAGGGAACAAGCTTGACATGGTGGGGCAGGTCATAGAGGGCTTTGTAAGCCATTGTAAGAACTTTAACTTTTATTCTGCATGAGAAGAGAGCCACTGGACAGTCCTGAGCAGAGCAGTGACATGCTCtgactgacattttaaaagtaccactctggctgctggtggaggggaagagagagaagcaaaggCACCAGTTAGGAGGCTTGGGCCAAGATGCCAATGGATAGAGGTGGTCACCAGTGGTCAGATTCTtgctatattttgaaggtagagctgacGGAATGTGCTGAGGGGCAGCttgtgggaaggagaggaagagaggagtcCAGGATAAGCAAGATCTTTGAGGGCTAGAGGGATGGAGGCCCCGTTCACTGAGATGGAGAAGGCTGAGGGAGGAGCGGGTTTGAGGGGAGAATCAAGAGTTCAGCTTTAGACACGTAAAGTGTCGAATACCCAGTTGGAGATGCTGAGATTGCCTAGAGACAGAGTACGGaataagaagaggaaagaagagggccTGGGACTGGGCCTAATGATCAGGTCACACAATAGGAGCCCGCAAAGTAGGCACTGACCCTACACTGAGAACGAGAAAATTGCTTGTAGGCTCCAGCAACATGGGAGTCATCGGTGACTAGCAACAGCCTGTCAGTGAGGTATTAAGACCAGAAACCAGAtgaaaggggatggggggagatgaagaaaagagaaagacaacaggTGTAGCAAACACTTTCAAGAAGTCGGGGTGTCCAGGGGAGTTGTGCAAGTTActgttgttcccattttacagttaagaaactgaggcccagagagtttgaTTGTTCAAGTTCATACAGAGAATAAGGTGAAATTGGGATTCGAAAGCAGGGCAACGCGATCCCAGATCCCTTGCTTTTTCCACTTCATGACAGGTGTCTTCTCAGTTCTTGTGACTTCAAAAGTACAAGAGGagacagataaaagaaaaaatattgcagAGGTTTGAGGGGAGAGTCCTTGAACAGTAGAGCAGTAAAGACAAGAACGGCAGAAACCAGGACTAGCCAACCTGTCCAGATGCGAGGGAGAGCAGGTGCTTTTCCCTGGAGGAGAGGAGTCTCTGGCTGGTTTCCCAGGGAGGTCCTGTGAGCACATTTCCAGCAGCCTCTGACTGCAGTGCCAGTGCAGCTTTGCAAATACTCTGCtttttaaagatgtcatttctccTTAATCTTCATCCCCGCAATCCCAGAACAATTTATAACAATTTGCATATTTGCTGTTTTGTGGCACGTACAGTGAAAAGAGTGAAAAGTTTGCAAATGCTTATTTTGTAAGGCTTTCCTTTAAGTATTGACTTCTGTTCAGTTCAACAAAGATGCCTTGTGCTGTACGTGGCCATGTGCTGTGGGGAGTACCAAGATGAAAACTTATACTTCATCTCCAAAATGGAATCCCGTGCAGCCATTACCGCGCTTGCTTTGAGAGAATAACGATGCAGGAAGTGCTCCGCTACACCAACAGGGAAAAGCAGATCGCAGAACAGCCCACGCTATGTGATGGCAAGAGGGAGTGGAGGAGAAAGGAGTgacagggagggagaaaaggagagacgTTCCTTGAAATGTATTGTAAAAGGATACGCTAAATTATTAACAGAGGCCACCTCTAGAGGGTTGGGTTACTGatgatttaattattattactatttttattattactttttggctgtgccatgaggcttgcaggatcttagttccccgactagggatcgaacccaggccccacagtgaaagcactgagtcctaaccactggaccgccagggaattccctaattttcttttctattccctAGATGTTCTACAAGGTATATATATTACTTTCACCATCAAAAAgtcaataaatgatatattttttcaatattttttattgagatatagttgatgtacaatgttgtgttaatttctgctgtacagcaaagtgattcagttatacatatatatatacatatatatatacattatttttttaatattcctttccattatggtttatcataggatattgaatatagttctctgtgctatacagtaggatcttgttgtttatctgttctctatataaaagcttacatctgctaaccccacctcccactccatccctcccccaactccctgcCCCTTGGCAAtcgccagtctgttctctgtgtccttgattctgtttcatagataggttcatttgtgtcatattttagattccacatataaatgatatcatatggtatttgtctttctctttctgacttacttcatttagtataataatctctagttgtatccatgttgctacacatgtggcattatttcattttttatggctgagtagtattccattgcatatatgttccatatcttctttatccattcatctgtcgatgggcatttaggttgtttccatgtcttggctattgtgaatagtgctgctatgaacataggggtacatgtatctttttgagttacagttttgtctggatatatgccgaggagtgggattgctggatcacacggtagctctatgtttagttttctgttttccatagtggctgcaccaatttacattcccaccaaaagtgtaggagtgttcccttttttccacatcctctccaggatttgttatttgtagcctttttaacgatggccattctgaccattgtgaggtgGTTCCtcaataaatcatattttaagagAGAAGCAGGAGGCATAATTTTGGTCCTCCACAGGCTTGCGATCTCCTTGGGGAGGTAGACATATAGAAGTGGCCAGAATAAATGGCAGGCTTTTTGTGGCCACGTCTGTAGAATGGGCTGGCTCCTGCATTTGCAGACCCCTTTACTTCCTGTCTTGTTGCATCTGGGCCCTAATCTGTGCATCCACTGGGCATCATCTCgtgtctctctttccccctccatTACCTTGCAAGCTCCCAAGGCATCTCTGGGTCTGCACAGCCTGGTATCAAGTCTAGTTTGTGTGTCCTGCTAGTTGCTCTTGTAATTAAAGGGTCAGCTCCTTCTGTCTCTCGCTCCTGTCCCTCCATAGCTCTGACGTGAATTGCCTCATTGAAGAAGCAACCAAGATGGAGAAGATCAAGTTTCAGTACATCGTGTCCATCTACGGGGTATGCGAGCAGCCCCTGGGTGTTGTGATGGAGTTCATGGCCAATGGCTCCCTGGAGAAGATGCTGCCCACTCACAGCCTCTGCTGGCAGCTCAAGTTCCGCATCATCCATGAGACCGGCTTGGCCATGAACTTCCTCCACAGCATGAACCCACCACTTCTCCACCTGGACCTCAAGCCAGGCAACATCCtcctggacagccacatgcatgTCAAGGTAAGGACCCTAGTGAACCCCTCTGCCCCCTTTCACTCCAGAGCCTTCTCCAGATGAACAGGATTATTTACTGCCTGTCAAGAGTTTTTGtggttgttcttgttgtttttaatatttatttatttggctgcaccaggtcttcgttgcggcatatgggacctttagttgcagcatgcgggatctttagttgcggcatgcaggagctttttagttgcggcatgcatgtgggatctagttccctgaccagggatcgaacccgggctccccgcattggaagtgtggagtcttagccactggaccaccagggaagtcccctgtcaaGAGTTTTAAGCAGCTCCCTTCATGGATAAATGCTGAAGGCAGGGATCACACCTAAAACAGATAGATGCACAATGAAATTTGGTGCATGAAACTGGGTATCAGGACGTTTGCAAAACCCCTCTTTGAATGCCAGTCTTCCATTTCTAATGTGGGTAGAATAATCTCTATCCCATTCTTTGCTTCAAGTGAGAATGTGTGTACATGAGATGTTCTTAAGAAAGGTCATGATGGCCATTTTTTCAGGTCCTAAAACACGCCCCGCTTTCATttctgccccaggacctttgcacatgctgtttccacTGCCAGGAGCAGTGTTCCCCCACTCCCTCTTTATCCAGTAAAGGCCTACAcatctttcaggtctcagcttaaacaGCACCTCCTCAGGGAGGTTTTCCCTGATCCACCCCCGTGGGCCCCTGTTATATACCCTCACCGTACCTCTCTTTTTATACTGCTAACCCCAATTGTAAGTATATAGGCATTTGTGAAACTATTTCATTAGCGACTATACCCCCTATTTGAATAACCACTTAGGAGAGTAATGGGCGCGAGGCTTTCATCATTCTTATCTGCTGCCTGACCCTCAGTATCCAGCCTGGTTGGCACTCTGAATTGTCAGTTTATTGATGTATGAATGAATCAATGGATGGAAGCAACGTCAGAGATAAACATACATGGTGTCAATGCTTCAGGGCCCGTGAAAGTTGGATGAACAGAAGCTCACCGAAGACGCCACTTTATCCACAGTCCCTTGGGGTAATGGCCACACCTTCCAAGTACTTAccatgtgccgggcactgttctaagtgccttttgtatatttccttatttaatcctcatgatagCACTGTGAGTTAAGTACTTATCTTGTttcccttttatagatgaggaaatggagtttctgagaaaataagtaacttgttcaaggtcaccctGTGGTACATGGCAGTGCTGGGAGAGAGCTTATGGTCTCAGTGGCTACACTACAGTGGCAGTGAAGATAGTGGGAGGGATGAGAAACTCAGGCAGTTTTCTAGAGGCAAGACTGTATTTCCCCCCATCCCCATCCGGGCTTCCTCCCAGGTGTCAGACTTCGGCCTGTCCAAGTGGATGGAACAGTCGGCCCGGATGCAGTACATCAAGAGGTCAGCTCTGCAGGGCACCCTCAGCTACATCCCCCCTGAGATGTTCCTGGAGAGCAACAAGGGTCCAGGTCCCAAATACGATGTGTACAGGTGAGAGGGAGGCTGGGCTCCAGGCCACATACCCAGGACGTAGCTTGTGGTCAACGCCCTGCCTGGACCCCAAGACCCAAAGGGCAGGACAAGGATGAGGcctggcccctccctgcccacgtgggaggaggagggatgcgGGGGGATTCTGGCTGGAGAGGCATTGCCTAGGTTTTTGTGGTCCATGGGGCCCCCCTGCTGGATGTCCGAGACGCCACTCAGGGGGCGCTTTCCCCCATCTGCAGCTTCGGGATTGTCATCTGGGAGATCCTCACTCAGAAGAAACCGTATTCAGGTAGCACGCGACAGGGGCACTGTCAGATGGGGTCCCGGAAGGGACTGGGAGGCTGGGGGTtcgtgggggcaggggcaggcggCAGGTTTTTCTTGGGGACTGTGTTGCTCTTTAAGGGTTCCCGTCCTctcaccctccttccttcctccccctacTTTCTAGAGCTCACATGACGGTGAAAGAAAGGGCAACCCTCAGCCCAGGCCATACTCTCTGCCTCTAGTTCCTTTGCTTCAAAGTGCTCTTTCCTGTTTCTCTCACCCCCAACCCTGCCACCCAGGTGTCCGGCAAATAGATTGTCAGGTAATTTGGATAATCCAGCAAAGTTCAAAATCAGAGCCTGTAACTAGGCCTGCTGGTCAGTCCTGCCATCTTTGGACAGCAAGAGCCCGCAGTGAGGGGCCATGGCCGGTCTCGGCCTGGGAGGGGTTGGAGCTGGACCAGAGACCCAGCTGCTCCAATCGGAGCCTCAAGTCAGCCTGCAATCTAGTTATTAACTTACTGTGCATGTATGGGGCCCCTGCTGTGTGCACCACCCTGTCAGGATCCTCAGAGCCCCCATCCCCTGCCCATCCCCTCTGGCCCTGCCTCAGTACCCGCATAGCCTGGGCCCCCTCTCACAGGCTTCAACATGATGACCATTATGGTGCGAGTGGCCGCAGGCCTGCGGCCCTCCCTGCAGCCTGTCTCTGATGAGTGGCCGGCGGAGGCCCAGCATATGGTGGACCTGATGAGGCGCTGTTGGGACCAGGACCCCAAGAAGAGGCCCTGCTTTCCAGGTTCTCATCAGCCTGATGTACACAGGGATGAGggagatgggtggggctgggggggcccACGGGCCAGGAGCGGTGGTTGAAGCCCCGGGCCACTCCTGAGAGCTCTGCAGGGAGGGCCCTGCGTGGCACTAGGGCAGACTCTGTACCACAGTGCGGTgttggcagggggtgggagggtggggggtgtGGATGGCAGAGGGCCGGTGGCAGCTGAGGACTGCGGTCTGGTCTCTTTGGGTTAATGTGTAACCTTATGGGAGGTAGAATAGAAAAACCTTCATTGCTGGAAGGCATCTGGGCCCGGCTCTGTTGCTTCTGAGGCTCCAGTTAGCCTGCGTCCTCTCAGGCTGCAGCgtcctcattggtaaaatgttCCCAGACCATGAGATCACAGGCGGGATGGGTCTTGCGGTCATCCACTCCTTTAGGAACTATGCAAACGTATGCACGTGTGTAAGCGTGAGCATCTTAGCAATGCTTTATGGAACAGGTCTGACCCTCCAAAAGGGCCAGAGACTTGCCAAACGTGGCCCCACTGAGCCAAGGCAGGACCCTAGCTTGCAGGCCTTCTGGTGCGCATGTGTGGATGCCCCTGAGCCCAGGGATGGGTTTTGGGAGGGGGGACGTGGGACATATTAGGGTATTTAAAATGGGGAAGAACTGCAGCCCAGCCTGtcactttcttttgctttttttggagCAGACATCACAGTGGAGACAGACACGCTGCTGTCCCTGCTCCAGAGTCCTGTGGCTGACCCAGAGAGCGAGGCCCTGGCCAGGAAGGTGTCCTGCACAGCGTGTCTGCGCCGGCCCCGGGAGGTGAGTGCGTGTGGGGCGGGCCTGGTCTCCGGCAGGCGCTGAGGATGCACGCACAGGTCCCTCCTCGTGAGGCTGCCTGGCTGAGGGGCAGGTGGGGACCGGAGCCAGTGCACGCTCTGCTGGCCAAGCCGGGCAGCCACTCGGGGACACCTTTTCTTAAGTTGCTCGAAGATGCTCTAAGGGCTGGCGGTAGCCGTGGCTCAGAGCCTCTGAGAAGGACGTGCCATCCCTCACATGCGTGACATTAAACAGAGCCTGTCCTGCAGAGGGAGACCTCGGCTCTCCCAGGCTCTCACCCGCTATGGGTCAGCgtcatcctggctctgctgtccTTTCCCTCACCTGGGAACCAGCTGTGGGCTTCCGTGGGGCTCTAGGCTGAACCCACAGGGCCGCCCTGCCTTCCCTGTGGCCCAAGGCGAAGTCAAGGCCCTGGGCCACCTCTTCCTGGCAGGGCCGCCTCTGCTCGGGGATTTCCCCTAGACACAGCTGGTGGCAGGGATGAGAGAGGAGGGGGTCTCCTAGGACAGGGTGGAATGTGAGTCCTGACAGGTGAAGGGAGGAGTGGAGGCCGGCATAGGCCAGAACTGCCCTGATCCTCTGATCCGCCCCCTGTCTTCTGGTTCTCCCTCCCCAGGTCAGTGAGGAGATCAGCCAGGAGCTAACAGACAGCGGTGAGTCCAGAGTGCGCAGCTGGAACCAGAGAACCCACAGCGGAGGAGAAAGTGGACTCAAACCATATCCTGTCCCCGCTTCCCCCCAAGGCCTGTCACAAATCAGGAGTCCGGGTTCCCTTTCCTGGCACCCGGCCCTGTGCTCCAGAAATGCACATGCCCCCGGGGGCCTGGCTCTGCTTCCCCTTCAAGTCTGTGTCCTTTTGAGGCCGGACTCCTCCCTTCCTGGCCGGGGAGGAGCACTGGTTTTCAACTCCGGTTGCATATTAGAATTATTTGGGGAATGAAAAAGTATACGATGCCTGAGCCACCCTAGAATAAtttaatcagaatctctgggggtttGGGCTGAGCagtgattttcatttgtttgttttttttgttttggaaattgtTGCTTTTAATTCTAATACACCACTGGGTAGAGCAGGAGGAAGTGGGTCCTTAATGGCTCAGGAGGAGTTCAGATCTCGGAGCTCAGCTGCAAATTTATCTccaatttgcatttatttactttgtgccaagcactgctGGGGGAGTTCTTACCTACATGATATGATTTGTCCTCCCAGTGGTAGCATGAGGTTGGGCATTGTTCGTGTCCCCTTACGGATCAGGAGCTGGAAACTCAAAGAGGCAGAGAACACGTGATGCCAAGAGGTAGAGTCAGGATTTGCACCCCGGCCTCTTTCTGCCTCATCCTTACGGGAAGAGCTGCCAGAGTCAGTTCTCTAGGGCAGTGGAGCCTGCATAGAGATCCGGGATGCCGGGAAAGACGTTGCCCTCACTCCTATGTCTTTGTTCCTGGCTGGTACTTCCAGGAGGAGGGGGGATGGCCGAGATGACCTCTGGACAGGTCAGAGGTCCTCTTCTCAATCTCACCTTCctcccagcagactcaggagACTACTTGAAGCGGGTCCTGACTCTCTCAGACGGCGAGAGCCTGGTCCTGCGTGATGAGCAGCTGCGCATCCGTGAGAACAAGGTCACTGCCCTCCACTTCCTGGTGGCCCAGGGCCGCCTGGAGCGGGTGAGGCTTCTGCTGGCCCAGGAGGTTGACGTGGACTGCCAGACGGCCTGCGGCTACACTCCCCTCCTCGTCGCCACCCAGGACCAGCACCCCGACCTCTGTGCCCTGCTCCTGAAGCACGGTGCCGACGCCAACCTGGTGGACGAGGACGGCTGGGCCCCGCTGCACTTTGCAGCCCAGAATGGGGACGACCGCACTGCCCGCCTCCTCCTGGACCACGGGGCCCGTGTGGATGCCCAGGAGCACGGGGGGTGGACCCCGCTCCACCTGGCTGTACAGAACAACTTTGAGAATGTGGCACGGCTTCTGGTCTCCCGTCAGGCTGACCCCAACCTGCAGGAGGCTGAGGGCAAGACCCCTCTCCACGTGGCCGCCTACTTTGGCCATGTCAGCCTGGTCAAGCTACTAACAGGCCAGGGGGCCAAGCTGGATGCTCGGCAGAGAAACCTGAGGACACCGCTGCACCTGGCAGTGGAGCGAGGCAAAGTGAGGGCCATCCAACACCTATTAAAGAGTGGGGCGGCCGCTGATGCCCTTGACCAGAGAGGCTACAGCCCACTGCACATCGCCACTGCCAGGGGCAAGCACCTTGTTGGCAAGATGCTGCTCAGGTACGGCGCCAGCCTCGAGCTGCCGACCCACCAGGGCTGGACGCCCCTGCATCTAGCAGCCTACAAGGGCCACCTGGAGATCATCCACCTGCTGGCTGAGAGCCACGCAGACGTGGGGGCTCCCGGAGGCATGAACTGGACCcccctgcacctggccgcccgtCATGGGGCAGAGGTGGTGGTGTCCGCACTGCTGCAGTGTGGGGCTGACCCCAATGCTCCCGAGCAGTCAGGCTGGACGCCCCTCCACCTGGCGGTCCAGAGGGGGGCCTTCCTGAGCGTCATCAACCTCCTGGAGCACCATGCAGACGTCCACGCCCGCAACAAGGTGGGCTGGACGCCTGCCCACCTGGCCGCCCTCAAGGGCAACATGGCCATCCTCAGGGTGCTGGTCAAGGCCGGTGCCCAGCTGGACACCCAGGACGGGGTAGGCTGCACACCCCTGCAGCTGGCCCTCTGGAGCTAAAAGCAGGGCACTGTCGCCTTCCTCGAGGGCAAGGAGCCCTCACTGGCCATTCTGGCCGGGGCTGAGCCTGGAGCCCAGACGGAAGTTTAGACCACCTGCAGTCTCCTTACCTGTAAGGAAGAGAGGTTGGTGCAAGTGACGCTGGGTTTCTGGCAGGGCCCCTTCCCTGTCCTTGCCAGCTGCCCCTTACACCTTGAGAGGAGACGGGAACCTGGTCCCCTGGGTGGtggagggatggggagaggaaCACTGAGGTTGTAGCTGGGGAAGGGGCCCCTGGCTCAGAGATCTCCTTTCAGCCCTTCCTCCACGTGTGTCTCTAGCCAACTCTCAGCCTCTTCCTCCTGTACCTGGACTCAAGCCCCCAAAGTGAGTTCCCTCTTTATTCCCAAGGTTCCTGCCACCTTTAACCCCTTGCCCCTGAGTCCACAGGGGCCCTTGCATCCTAGAACTCTCTCTGAAGAAGGAGGGAGGCACAGAGGAGAGGGAAGTGTTCCCTCCCAGCTCACGTCTGTGTGACTTGGCCCCTTTCTCCGGGCGTGGTCAGGACAACCAGACACCCGTGCTCTGTGCAAGGGCAGGAGCTGAAATTTCAGAGGGATTTTCCACTTCCAGTTGAAAGCCCCAGCCAGGAGCCTGTTGCTGCACCGACCACCTTCCTGGCGGCTCTGGTCCCAGGGCCCAGGTCTGCCCTACAATCTCCTGCGGGGAAGGAAGGGTCTGCTCCAACCGCCCACGAGTGATCCTACATGGGACGCTTGGTCCCTGGTCCCCCTGCCTCACCCCTCACCCTTGGCTGTGTCCAGTTATGTGGCCGGTTTCAAATCTGACCATCATAAAGCTGTGGACCTGAGTCCCCGCCTCAGAGGTGGACTGACCCGTGGCGCAGGCCGGCTGTGGGGGCTGGTCTGgcgtgtgcgcgtgcgcgtgtgCGGTGCGGTGTGTATATGATCGTGCGTGCGTTCCCGCTGGGGAGGAGGCGGGGGCGGATGTGGGGAGGTGGGCGGTGGTGACGTCACCTGGAGGGGAGGTGTCTGGGCTTGGTGTGGAGCTTGCCGGGCAGGGACTTCCTCCTCGGCAACGGCTCAGGGAGCTCTGTCCTGCTCCCATCAGCTGGCCTGGCCTGGTCTGCGAGTTGCAGGGCAGGTTGCGGCAGGCCTGGGATTGCTCAGACTAGCCTTGTGTGACCAGTCCTGGGCTCAGCGGCCAGcagcttctccctcctctctggctGTGCCGGGGCTGGCCCACCGTTAGGAGGGGACAGGGTGGGACGGCAGGTGGGAGCAGGGCAGGTGCCCTAGGGGTCCTCTacgtctcctctctccctcttcacaCTGCTGGAGCAGCCCCTCCAACCCAAGGATATTGTGTAATTGTCAGAGAAGAGGAATCTTCTGCCCCAGCCACTGGCCAGCTCCAACCCCAGCCAACCCGCAGGCTTGCCTTTGAGTGTCAGCCTCATGGGCTGAGTGTGGGACCACCAGTCACCAGCGTCACGTGGGCGTGGGGTAAGAGAGGCGGAGCAGAAGACACCTGTCGCCCCACGGACATGCTGAGTGCGAGTCCGTTCTAGCAGAGCTGGCGGCACAGGTCTCCCATCCTGTGGTCTCTGGGCTGTGGTACCAGCCTCATGGACACTTCACCAAGCCACAGACTACAGCCCCCACAGAGAGTCCTGAGAGCAGCTTTGAATGGGGTTGTGCCCTAGAACAAAGGCTGTAAATCAGGCCTGCACATCAGGATCTCCTGGGTGAGGCGTGGCAGGGTTTTTAAAGTACCCGGCCCTCCCCTTGACCAGTTAAACCAGAATCCCCAGGGCAGGATCCTGGTATCAGCTGGAGAGCAGCCAGGGCTGAGGACCACCACCAGGGGGCGTCCCGTGGTTTCTTGCTGGGCCCTTAGCATCGCCATGAAGACAGTCACCAGCCGGCAGCCTGGGTGGTGGTCTTTTCCCCTCCTGGTTGGATGAGTGGAGACTCCTGAGGGCCGGGGCAAGGCTCACTCAGAGGACTGCTTCATGTCCCTGCTCCCTGCTAGCTGCCTGGGCCATTCTCTTTCTCGCTGAGACTAAGCCTCGGGCAAAACTTGTAGTTAAACGTGCCCCTGGGAGTTCTGTCTGTCCTAGAACGGCTGGCGCAGGAAAAGgaaaggcagagggcacagcGCTGGTTGCTTCTCCTCACACCCTGAGGTCTGAGTCTAGCTCCAAGGCGAGGATTCTGCACGAGCCAGAGAAGGGGCGTGGGGCTGCCTGTTCAAAGCCAGGCGAGCTCGGAACAACTCGTGCGAATGTCAGGAGTGAACCACGGAAGGACAATGGTGTCTGGCTTATCCTGGTGGGAAGAGTTTGAGGGAAGACTTTGAAGAATGCAGTTAGAAAaggtaaatgattttttttttcttgcacctGTGGTCCTGTAAATGGCAGAGGTCCCATGGAGATGCACATGGGACCATGCCTAGGATTCATTTCAACTCTGATGATCCCAGGGTCTAAGCAGAGATCCTCAGACCCCTGCTTTCTCTACTCCCTTCCTCCAAGAGATAACTGAGGTCACAATTTCAGGCCAGCTCCAGCCAACACAGCCCTATCATTGCTTTTCATCACCACCTTCTCCCTTCCCAAGCCACCCCTAGCCAGACACAGAccctacagacacacacagcatcTACCCTGAGTCCCATTTCAACAGAGCTGCCTTCTAGAGGTTTCCTAGGGAGGTTTAGAATTGGATTTTAGTAAGGCCTTTGCAATTCCCAAGGAGAGGATCTCGCTTGAATTTCGAACCTGTTTAGGGGAGATTGGGGTAGACGAGGATGCGAACCCCTAATTTCCTACTGGACGTTTGCACGTGAAGATCCTATAGACCCTTAAACTCAGTGTCCCAAACTGAACCTCCCCGTCCCCTCCCAAGCCTGCTCCTGGTTCTTCTTAGCTGAGGGGACTCCTAACCCAGGAGTCTTTCCGGaccagcactgtccaacagaactttctgggaGGACAGAAACCTTCCACATCTGCCTTTAACTCCATGTGCTGCTGAGCACTTCAAATGTGGCTGATGCAACTGAgcaacgcttttttttttttttttttttttttttttgcggtacgtgggcctctcaccgctgtggcctctcccattgcagagcacaggctccggacgacgcgcaggctcagcggccatggctcacgggcccagccgctccgcggcatgtgggatcttcctggacggggcacgaacccgcgtcccctgcaacggcaggcggactcaaccactgcgccaccagggaagcccagggacccaatttttaatttcaaca encodes:
- the ANKK1 gene encoding ankyrin repeat and protein kinase domain-containing protein 1 — encoded protein: MAAGVEQRLGGLPVFTRDDFEGTWRPVASGGFSQVFQARHKRWRTEYAIKCSRCLQPDTISSDVNCLIEEATKMEKIKFQYIVSIYGVCEQPLGVVMEFMANGSLEKMLPTHSLCWQLKFRIIHETGLAMNFLHSMNPPLLHLDLKPGNILLDSHMHVKVSDFGLSKWMEQSARMQYIKRSALQGTLSYIPPEMFLESNKGPGPKYDVYSFGIVIWEILTQKKPYSGFNMMTIMVRVAAGLRPSLQPVSDEWPAEAQHMVDLMRRCWDQDPKKRPCFPDITVETDTLLSLLQSPVADPESEALARKVSCTACLRRPREVSEEISQELTDSDSGDYLKRVLTLSDGESLVLRDEQLRIRENKVTALHFLVAQGRLERVRLLLAQEVDVDCQTACGYTPLLVATQDQHPDLCALLLKHGADANLVDEDGWAPLHFAAQNGDDRTARLLLDHGARVDAQEHGGWTPLHLAVQNNFENVARLLVSRQADPNLQEAEGKTPLHVAAYFGHVSLVKLLTGQGAKLDARQRNLRTPLHLAVERGKVRAIQHLLKSGAAADALDQRGYSPLHIATARGKHLVGKMLLRYGASLELPTHQGWTPLHLAAYKGHLEIIHLLAESHADVGAPGGMNWTPLHLAARHGAEVVVSALLQCGADPNAPEQSGWTPLHLAVQRGAFLSVINLLEHHADVHARNKVGWTPAHLAALKGNMAILRVLVKAGAQLDTQDGVGCTPLQLALWS